In Streptomyces sp. P3, one DNA window encodes the following:
- a CDS encoding helix-turn-helix transcriptional regulator, whose amino-acid sequence MSEPRSAPTVGQVVLGRRLLDLRERAGLKREEAAGILRVAPATVRRMEMAEVSLKIPYLQLLLKAYGVTDEEAEGFVQLAEDANKPGWWQRFHDVLPGWFSMHVSLEGAAALIRQYEPHFVPGLLQTEDYARGVLRSGAIGQTRPEDIERLVALRIQRQDLLTREDAPRLWVVMDETVLRRPAGAPEVMRAQIDKLLETAELPNVTLQVAPFANGPHPGTYGPFVLFRFAMPELPDMVYSEYLTGAVYLDARTEVATHLEVMDRMAAQAATAHRTKEILRDLRKEL is encoded by the coding sequence GTGAGCGAACCGCGGTCCGCGCCGACGGTCGGACAGGTCGTCCTCGGTCGGCGTCTGCTGGACCTGCGGGAACGCGCCGGGCTCAAGCGCGAGGAAGCCGCCGGCATCCTGCGCGTCGCGCCCGCCACGGTCCGGCGCATGGAGATGGCGGAGGTCAGCCTCAAGATCCCGTACCTTCAGCTGCTGCTGAAGGCCTACGGGGTCACCGACGAGGAGGCCGAGGGCTTCGTCCAGCTCGCCGAGGACGCCAACAAGCCGGGCTGGTGGCAGCGCTTCCACGACGTCCTGCCCGGCTGGTTCTCGATGCACGTCAGCCTGGAGGGCGCCGCGGCCCTCATCCGCCAGTACGAGCCCCACTTCGTCCCCGGACTGCTCCAGACCGAGGACTACGCGCGCGGAGTCCTGCGGTCCGGCGCCATCGGCCAGACCAGGCCGGAGGACATCGAGCGCCTCGTCGCGCTGCGCATACAACGCCAGGATCTGCTCACCCGCGAAGACGCGCCCCGGTTGTGGGTCGTGATGGACGAGACAGTTCTGCGCCGCCCGGCCGGCGCCCCGGAGGTGATGCGCGCGCAGATCGACAAACTGCTCGAGACCGCGGAGCTGCCGAACGTGACGTTGCAGGTCGCCCCGTTCGCCAACGGGCCGCACCCGGGCACGTACGGGCCCTTCGTGCTCTTCCGATTCGCCATGCCGGAGCTTCCGGACATGGTCTACAGCGAGTACCTGACCGGCGCGGTCTATCTGGACGCGCGCACCGAGGTGGCGACCCACCTCGAGGTCATG